The following are from one region of the Corylus avellana chromosome ca1, CavTom2PMs-1.0 genome:
- the LOC132162050 gene encoding germin-like protein subfamily 1 member 11, which translates to MMKGVPKTLLLTVALLAWAFSLASAFDPSPLQDFCVAINDTSSDHAVFVNGKFCKDPKLATANDFFFSGLDTPRDTSNPLGSNVTLLNVDKILGLNTLGISLARIDFAPYGLNPPHIHPRGTEILVVLEGSLLVGFVTSNPDNRFFSKVLNAGDVFVFPIGLIHFQFNVGKTNAVAFAGLSSQNPGLITIANAVFGSNPPINPDVLAKAFQLDRNVVNYLQKKF; encoded by the exons ATGATGAAAGGTGTTCCTAAGACGTTGCTACTAACTGTGGCCTTGTTGGCTTGGGCATTCTCCCTTGCCTCTGCCTTCGACCCCAGTCCTCTTCAAGACTTCTGTGTTGCCATCAACGATACTTCTTCTGACCATGCTG TATTTGTTAACGGAAAGTTTTGCAAGGACCCCAAGCTTGCCACTGCCAATGATTTCTTCTTCTCAGGGTTAGACACTCCCAGAGACACCTCAAATCCACTCGGATCGAATGTCACTCTCCTCAATGTCGACAAAATACTAGGCCTCAACACCCTAGGCATATCCTTGGCTCGCATTGACTTTGCACCATACGGCCTAAATCCTCCCCATATTCACCCTCGTGGTACCGAGATTCTTGTAGTCCTAGAGGGTAGTCTATTAGTTGGGTTTGTCACATCCAACCCAGATAACCGCTTCTTCTCCAAAGTTCTAAACGCAGGAGACGTCTTTGTCTTCCCAATTGGTCTCATTCACTTCCAGTTTAACGTGGGGAAAACCAATGCCGTTGCCTTTGCCGGTCTCAGCAGTCAGAATCCTGGGCTCATCACCATAGCAAATGCAGTATTTGGATCAAATCCTCCCATCAATCCTGATGTTCTCGCAAAGGCCTTCCAACTCGACAGGAATGTGGTCAATTATCTTCAGAAAAAATTCTAG
- the LOC132167802 gene encoding germin-like protein subfamily 1 member 7, translating into MKGFPNCLVALALMALACSIASAYDPAPLQDFCVALNSTADAVFVNGKFCKDPKLVTANDFFFPGLNTPRSTASQLGSNVTLLDVSKIPGLNTLGVSLAHIDFAPYGLNPPHTHPRATEILVVVEGTLFVGFVTSNPDNRLITKTLYPGDVFVFPIGLIHFQFNVGNTNAVSFSGLGSQNPGLIVIAKNVFGANPPINPDVLIKAFQLE; encoded by the exons ATGAAAGGGTTTCCTAATTGCCTTGTAGCTTTGGCACTCATGGCTTTGGCATGCTCCATTGCCTCTGCCTATGACCCAGCTCCTCTGCAAGACTTTTGTGTTGCACTTAACAGTACAGCTGATGCTG TATTTGTGAATGGAAAGTTCTGCAAGGACCCAAAGCTTGTCACTGCCAACGATTTCTTCTTTCCGGGGTTAAACACTCCTAGAAGCACCGCAAGTCAACTCGGGTCGAATGTCACTCTTTTGGACGTGTCCAAAATACCTGGCCTCAACACACTAGGCGTATCCCTAGCCCACATAGACTTTGCACCATACGGCCTAAATCCACCTCACACTCACCCTCGTGCCACCGAGATTCTAGTAGTCGTAGAGGGTACTCTATTCGTTGGCTTTGTGACATCCAACCCGGATAACCGCCTCATCACCAAAACTCTATACCCGGGAGATGTCTTTGTCTTCCCAATTGGTCTCATTCACTTTCAGTTTAATGTTGGAAACACGAATGCTGTATCTTTCTCCGGTCTTGGCAGCCAGAATCCTGGGCTCATCGTCATAGCAAAGAACGTTTTTGGAGCCAATCCTCCTATCAATCCGGATGTTCTCATCAAGGCCTTCCAATTAGAGTAG